A window of the Tachyglossus aculeatus isolate mTacAcu1 chromosome 2, mTacAcu1.pri, whole genome shotgun sequence genome harbors these coding sequences:
- the LOC119941535 gene encoding olfactory receptor 14A2-like encodes MIVTLDQQLHTPMYFFLENVSFLDICLISTTVFKSITNSLTNHRSISFLELFNLTAMSYDLYVAICCPLRYKIIMNRGFFCDVPSVVNLSYSETYVALEVIMFSGFSLAANFLICILVSYIHIFSAVLRRPSTEGRTKAFSTCLPHLAVTTVFFTTAAFAHLKSSSASLSVLELMVSVFYTVVPPTLNPFIYTLRNRDMKAAMGRILGKAKELK; translated from the exons atgatCGTTACCCTTGACCAGcagctccacacccccatgtacttcttcctcgagAACGTGTCCTTCCTTGATatctgcctcatctccaccacCGTCTTCAAATCCATCACCAACTCTCTGACCAAccacagatccatctctttcctag agcTATTCAACCTCACAGCAATGTCCTACGACCTCTACGTCGCTATCTGCTGCCCCCTCCGCTACAAGATTATCATGAATAGAGGG ttcttctgtgatgtcccctctgtAGTCAACCTCTCCTACTCTGAAACATACGTTGCCCTTGAGGTGATCATGTTTAGTGGTTTTTCTTTGGCTGCAAACTTCTTAATCTGCATCCTCGTCTCCTACATCcacatcttctctgctgtgttgaGGAGGCCTTCCACCGAGGGTCggaccaaagccttttccacctgcctgccccaccttgccgTCACTACTGTGTTTTTCACCACGGCAGCCTTCGCCCATTTGAAATCATCATCAGCTTCCCTCTCAGTGCTGGAACTgatggtatccgtgttctacactgtggttccCCCGACtctgaatcccttcatctacaccctgagaaacagggacatgaaggcggcGATGGGGAGGATACTTG GTAAAGCTAAAGAATTAAAGTGA